In Eulemur rufifrons isolate Redbay chromosome 2, OSU_ERuf_1, whole genome shotgun sequence, the sequence AACTTAATATACACAGAAGAGTATCACATAATTATATTCTACTAAACTCAAATGTTCCCTgggtggattttctttttttttttatttcagcatattatgagggtacaaaagtttaggttacatatattgcccttggcccgtTTCACCCCCCAATCCGAGCTTCAAGGTGTctatcccctagatggtgcacatcgcactcattatatatgtatacacccatcccctccccctcaacatctgcctgacacccagtgaatgttattcctaaatgtgctcttaggtgatgattagtgaaaccaatttgatggtgagtacatgtggtgcttatttttccattcttgggatacttcacttagtagaatgggttccagctctatccaggaaaatacaaaaggtgctatatcaccattgtttcttatagctgaacagtactccatggtatacatataccacattttactaatccactcatatattgatgggcacttgggttgtttccacatctttgcaactgtgaattgtgctgcgataaacattcgagtgcagatgtctttttttatagaatgtcttttgttcttttgggtagatgcctaataatgggattgctggatcaaatggtaggtctacttgtatctgtttaaggtatctccatattgctttccacagaggttgcactagtttgtagtcccaccggcagtatatgaatgttcctatctctccgcatccacgccaacatttattgttttgggactttttgataaagaccattctcactggagataagtgatatctcattgtggttttgattttcatttccctgatgattagagatgttgagcattttttcatatgtttgttgaccatacttctgtcttcttttgaaaaatttctatttatgtcctttgcccactttttgatagggttgtttgatttttttcttgctgattttcctgagttctctatagattctagttatcaaccctttattggatgggtagcatgtgaaaattttttccgattctgtaggttgtctgtttgctctcgtgacagtttctttggctgtgcagaagctttttagtttaatcagttcttatttatttatttttgttgttgctgtgattgcctttggggtcttcttcataaattctttgcctagctcaatgtctataagagtttttccgccgggcgcggtggctcacgcctgtaatcctagcactctgggaggccgaggcgggtggatcgctcaaggtcaggagttcgagaccagcctgagcaagagcgagaccccgtctctactaaaaatagaaagaaattatatggacaactaaaaatatgtatatagaaaaattagccgggcatagtggcgcatgcctgtagtcccagctactcgggaggttgaggcaggaggatcgcttgagcccaggagtttgaggttgctgtgagctaggctaacgccacggcactcactctagcctgggcaacaaagtgagactctgtctcaaaaaaaaaaaaaaagagtttttcccacattttcttctagaattttaatagtttcGCACCTTAGGTTTAACAATGAACACTTTTGTAAGCTATTATGAGAATACCCATTTCACCACATCCTAATCCAAATCATTTTGATATTTGATGATAGCCAACAATGACATTTTGTTTGAGGTTACATAAATTTAATTACCAGTTACAGATATATGGTATGTATGTCATTTAAATTGTTAAATGGTGTGcttattaatataatgacttattattcatatttatttaacatcATATATGAAGCAcacattttatttccacttttcttttgcctttagtttttgaaaatctatatttaatttcataaaatctAATCTTTCTTTTAAGATTTCTGCTTTTGCTTCCTTGATTAAAGTTGCATATTTTATGttacaattatataaatttagtCTATATTTTTACAAGTTATTTTAtggtgtaatttaaaaatattttcatctaattaatttattttagaatgtatGTATCCAAATTTCTATgtataaaaaaatctaattttttgttttttattcaaaatCTTAATTATTTGTTCACTGTATATGGGTTTATTCACCTATGTTTTGAGAATATATCTTTATTATAAGACAAAACTTAGCTCTCTttctgggctttctttttttttatttttatttattttattttatttttgagacagagtctcactctgttgcccaagctagagtgccatggcatcagcctagctcacagcaacctcaatctcctgggctcaagcaatcctcctgcctcaacctcccgagtagctgggactacaggcatgtgccaccatgcccagctaattttttctgtacatatttttagttgtccatataatttctttctatttttagtagagacggggtctggctcttgctcagaggtatagaactcctgacctcgagtgatccacccgcctcggcctcccagagtgttaggattacaggcatgagccacagtgtcCTGCCTGGGCTTTCTTTATTATACTAACTGTTGTTTCTTTATTGTTAATCATTTAAGGAACCGTTGATTTATGTACATTCAATAGCACAGACAACCTACCTCAACTCCCTCCTAATTGAAAATTGATTAGTTTCTGGATCTGATATGTCACTTATTTTACCATTGCATTCTATACGGGTTAACTTTTCCATTTTATGTGtttaagaaaagcaaacacaGCAATCAACCTATCACTTTTCTGGGAGTTGTCAAATGAATTTGGTATAGGATATTTGTTCTCACAATTAGTTTCTCTGTGTGGGTCAGTTTTCTAATTTCTGCACAACTGTGGATTATCACTTAAAATGGCAACTGATTAATTATACAGAAGTCAGCTTAAGATGTGGTATAATTTCTCCATTAGCCagaaaaaagcaagaagaaatacATGATGCTTCTCATTTATGTTTCTTATCTTACTGTCTATTCTAAGAACAGTGTTAAATAGTAGAATTGAGAACCTGGCTCAGCTACTTCAGTGCTTGCACAATGGGCTCATGAATGAAGTAGTTATAAATGGCAAATATAAAGTCTTTGCATGGGTTAATCAGCATGTTCTCTTATAATTAAGGCAGTTCTAGCTACAGCTACTGTTGCATGTTTGACCTTTCAGAAGCATATCTGGATGCTCAACCCTTGAAACGGTTTCATCTGTCAAGGCATTCAATTGGCAACTTGATGGCAAGCTTTTTACATTGGACCCTTTCCACATGGGAAGAACAGCAATTTGTTCTTACTGGGATAAATATGTATTCCAGCTATGGCTTTGACTCTCATGCCTTGGCCATTAAACTATCCAAAGATGAATAGAATATCTAATGTCCTTCATAACATACCTTAGGACAAAGGAATATACTTTACAGCAAAGAAAGTATAACAATGGGCACATGACTAAGTGTCCATCCACTAGTGCTGTACCATCATGTATCAAACAGAAGCTACCAGTCTAACAGAATGTGAAAAGAGCCTTTTAAGGCTGCAAGAAAAGAGCCTTTTAAGGCTCCAATTTGGAGATGTCACTCTGCATAGTTGGCATTCTGTGCTTTAATGTGATACTCTAAACCAATGAACATTGTAAGGTATCGGGTCCCAGAATACATAGGTATGGAAACCAAGGGTGGATGTTGAGAGTGGCTCCTTTCACCATCACTTCATTGGGGAATTTGAATTTCCTGGATCTGCAACTTTAAGCTCTGCTGGCGTGAGGTGAATGCTTCTTCTGATACATACAATAAGCATGCCAATAAACCTAAAGTTTCAGTAGCTCCATAATCATTTTGATTTCCTTGTGTTTTTAGGTCACCAAAGAAGAAAGTTAGTAAAATGGCAGGAATATAATTGACCTTTATTATTGCGAAGCAATAGAATTGCTGCTGTGCTTGTATCAATCATGGTTGATGATAATAACTGTAAATGGACAACTACAGCAATTACAGCCTGACAAGAGCGTGGTAATCATGGTTCTTGGCAAGATACCAAGACCAGCAGAGGTGCTGAATAAACATGGGGAGAATCTAGAACAGGTTGTAAAGGATGATGGTGATGAATGTCATTCTAGGAACAAATTTAACAGCAGGACGCATTGACACTTGTTCCATTAACACTCTTGAGTTTGAAGAGTCGATGAAGGAGTGAAGTCATGTAGAGAATAAATGCCTCTAAGCATGGAAAAATATGGACTCTATCTAATGTTGCTGGTGCCTCACACATACCCCCTCTGCATTTGATATTCCCAAGAATTTGGACTGTTTAATACTGTAAATTCCTGAGACTCTCTGCCTGAGGACTTTTCTCTGGAGACCAAAAGTGCTTAACCCTTCATGTGGAAAAGCCTGGAACTGCTACAGAGCTAATGCCCCAGAGCAGCTCTAGCCCAATAAGGAAATACACAGCTTCCTCGCCTCTCAGATGGGACAAATATGAATCACAGAATTTATACAGTCTCTTAGAAGGCCACAGCAGGATTGTGCCCAGTTGCCCATGGCAGTAAGATGCATTTTAATGCACTCTCTATTggcattcttcttttttctggctGATTTCCACATTTCCAAACCAGTGTCTTCTAGAATTCCCTTCAAAATGAACTACTTGCACTGAGATTTTGTCTCTGGGACTTCATTTAACTAATAAATAAAGCTACTACATGTTCATATATGACAATCTGATGTGAAGATTCTTTACATTCGGTACAACAAATTTGTAGGTTATTCTTAGACCTTACAAATAGCAGAAACAATGTTATTATAtccttttatttgcaaaataaccAAAGTTTCAAGATTATTAAAATGTCCTTTGGTAGACCATTCTGTTCTCTGTAAGAATATCCATTCTTTGCTTGATGGATTCACATTTTTCATGAGGATAATGGCAATAGCCTCACATTCTGAAGATGAAGTGGTGGCAGATTTAGGATGGCAGATGATGAGCTTGTTCTGGATATGTTAAATCTGAGGTGCCTAAGGGGAGATAAGCCAACCTGTAGTTGGATGTTTAGTTTTTAAGTGTCACAAAGAGATGTGGTCAACAAAATCTGGAGTAAGGTCTCTTTTTGTGCAATCTTTTTATTGCTACCCTTATGTCTTTGTTCCTTAAtgtgtaaatgacaggatttaagACAGGGGTGATGGCAAAGTCAACAATGAACAGATTTTTATCAACTGATGGTGGGGGAGAAGGCCAGACATAGAGAACTATGCAtggagtaaaaaacaaaaaaaccacagtgATGTGAGCTGACAAAGTGACAAATGCCTTGGATAAGTCTCCTGAAGAACGTTTCCAGACGGTGATCAAAATGAAAGCATAGGAAAAGATTAGCAGGATGAAGGTGCCCAGGCTCATAAACCCACTGTTGGCAGCAACAATGAACTGAAACTTGGCTCCGTCTGTGCATGCAAGTCTTATGATCTTGGGAAAGTCACAATAAAAGCTGTCTACTTTATTAGGGCCACAAAAAGGCAGGTTTATAACAAAAGCAAATTGAGACATAGCATGGATCACCCCGGTTATCCAGCCAGTGATTACAAACGAAACACACATTTTAGGGTTCATGATTTGCAAGTAGTGGAGAGGTTTACAGATTGCTACACACCTATCGAATGCCATGGCTATGAGCAGCACCATCTCCACTCCTCCCACGATATGGATGAAGCATATCTGTGTCATA encodes:
- the LOC138398116 gene encoding olfactory receptor 4F15-like, producing the protein MGGLNDSEFTELVLLALSCAREKRLFLILICSLLYLGVILGNLVIMFLVIFDSHLQSPMYFLLANLSLIDVGLSSTTVPKIITDLLNEYNVISFQSCMTQICFIHIVGGVEMVLLIAMAFDRCVAICKPLHYLQIMNPKMCVSFVITGWITGVIHAMSQFAFVINLPFCGPNKVDSFYCDFPKIIRLACTDGAKFQFIVAANSGFMSLGTFILLIFSYAFILITVWKRSSGDLSKAFVTLSAHITVVFLFFTPCIVLYVWPSPPPSVDKNLFIVDFAITPVLNPVIYTLRNKDIRVAIKRLHKKRPYSRFC